One Mycobacteroides salmoniphilum DNA segment encodes these proteins:
- a CDS encoding mycobacterial-type methylenetetrahydrofolate reductase: MSMNTVALELVPPNVDGGLDKASEELQKLSRFSAEFGIDGRIDHVMIPSMIVEDGDRPLEMKPKLDVVDYWSIIRSELPTMRGLCTQVTSFSDETSLRGRLTGLTEAGMDGVIFVGVPRTMSDGEGSGIPPTDALSKFDDIVENRGVILIPTRSGEQGRFSFKCDKGATFAMTQLLYSDAVVGFLQEFARTSDHRPEVLLSFGFVPKLESKVGLIDWLIQDPGNESVAREQNFVKSLAACEPDARRPQLVDLYKRVIDGVADLGFPLSVHFEAPYGLARPAFETFAEMLEYWSPVGESA; encoded by the coding sequence GTGTCCATGAATACCGTTGCGCTGGAGTTGGTGCCTCCCAATGTCGATGGCGGACTCGACAAAGCGTCCGAAGAACTGCAGAAACTGTCCAGGTTCTCGGCGGAATTCGGCATCGACGGTCGCATCGACCACGTCATGATCCCCTCGATGATCGTGGAGGACGGCGATCGCCCACTGGAGATGAAGCCGAAACTGGATGTCGTCGACTATTGGTCGATCATCCGGTCCGAGCTGCCGACCATGCGGGGACTGTGCACGCAGGTCACATCCTTTTCTGACGAGACGTCGTTGCGGGGCCGGCTGACCGGCCTGACCGAAGCCGGGATGGACGGCGTGATCTTCGTCGGTGTACCGCGCACCATGAGCGATGGCGAAGGCTCGGGCATTCCACCGACCGACGCGTTGTCGAAGTTCGATGACATCGTCGAGAACAGGGGAGTGATTCTGATCCCAACCCGTAGTGGGGAACAGGGTCGCTTTTCCTTCAAATGCGATAAGGGCGCCACCTTCGCCATGACCCAGCTGCTGTACTCCGATGCGGTGGTTGGCTTTCTGCAAGAGTTCGCACGCACAAGCGACCACCGGCCGGAGGTTCTGCTGTCGTTCGGTTTCGTGCCGAAGCTGGAGTCCAAGGTCGGGCTCATCGACTGGCTGATCCAGGATCCCGGCAATGAATCCGTTGCGCGCGAACAGAATTTCGTCAAGTCGCTCGCTGCCTGCGAACCTGATGCCAGACGTCCACAGCTTGTCGATCTCTACAAACGAGTCATCGACGGCGTGGCAGACCTCGGCTTCCCCTTGAGCGTGCATTTCGAAGCACCATACGGTCTCGCCAGGCCGGCCTTCGAGACCTTCGCCGAGATGCTGGAGTACTGGTCACCCGTCGGCGAGAGTGCCTGA
- a CDS encoding PaaI family thioesterase produces MITRDQAQQVLEAQPFSRLLGTSISRIDESGVQLSLDIRDELRQQSGFIHGGVLSYLADNAITYACGLGLGADIVTSGYTIEYVSPARDGVRLLADASLVSAGRTKALGRCEISVEDHDGNTKLVAVAQGTSMVRHRGA; encoded by the coding sequence GTGATCACACGTGACCAGGCACAACAAGTGCTCGAGGCCCAGCCATTCAGTCGCCTCCTGGGTACCTCGATCAGCCGGATCGACGAGTCCGGAGTGCAGCTCTCGCTGGACATCCGCGACGAGCTGCGCCAGCAGAGCGGATTCATTCATGGCGGAGTGCTGAGTTACCTGGCCGACAACGCGATCACCTACGCGTGCGGGCTCGGTCTCGGTGCCGACATTGTCACCAGCGGATACACCATCGAGTACGTGTCACCCGCCCGCGACGGCGTGCGCCTACTCGCCGACGCGTCCCTGGTAAGCGCCGGACGCACCAAGGCTCTGGGCCGCTGCGAGATATCCGTCGAGGACCACGACGGCAACACCAAGCTGGTCGCGGTCGCCCAAGGTACGAGCATGGTTCGGCACCGTGGGGCGTAG
- the metE gene encoding 5-methyltetrahydropteroyltriglutamate--homocysteine S-methyltransferase produces MTTPSLKATTLGSARIGPRRELKRATESYWAGRTSRTELETVAAGLRRDNWSALAAAGLDSVPVNTFSYYDQVLDTAVLLGALPPRVAGITDDLDRYFAAARGNDDVTPLEMTKWFDTNYHYLVPEIGPDTEFTLNPTKLFGELKEAAALGITARPVVVGPITFLALSKSVDGAGAPIERLDEVVSLYEQLLVQLSEAGVGWVQIDEPVLVTDILPNGPELAERVYGRLGTVADRPAIFVASYFGDLGAALPALARTPIEAIGIDLVYGSASGVASAPELTGKTVVAGVVDGRNIWRTNLESALSTLATLLGPAGAVAVSTSCSTLHVPYSLEPETELDDQLRSWLAFADEKVKEVVVLARALGEGRDVVAAEFAASNAAVESRKTDPRLNNGQIRERLDSILAEGVSRGDAAERRRSQDERLKLPELPTTTIGSFPQTVEIRKARQALTKGEIDDAEYVRRMRAEVADVIALQEKLGLDVLVHGEPERNDMVQYFAEQLDGFFATQNGWVQSYGSRCVRPPILYGDVARQNPMTVEWATYAQSLTPKYVKGMLTGPVTILAWSFVRDDQPLADTANQIALAIRDETVDLQNAGIAIIQVDEPALRELLPLRSADKAAYLDWAVDAFRLSTSGVSDATQIHTHLCYSEFGEVIGAIADLDADVTSIEAARSHMEVLDDLNAIGFSNSVGPGVYDIHSPRVPSTAEMANSLREALQAVPAQRLWVNPDCGLKTRKADEVTASLANLVAAATEVRAGA; encoded by the coding sequence ATGACCACTCCATCATTGAAGGCAACCACGCTCGGTTCGGCGCGCATCGGCCCGCGTCGTGAGCTCAAACGGGCTACCGAAAGCTACTGGGCCGGGCGCACCAGTCGTACCGAGCTTGAGACCGTCGCAGCCGGGCTTCGGCGCGACAACTGGTCCGCACTGGCGGCCGCCGGGCTCGACTCCGTGCCGGTGAACACCTTCTCGTACTACGACCAGGTGCTCGATACCGCGGTGCTGCTGGGAGCGCTCCCACCCCGCGTCGCAGGCATCACCGACGACCTCGACCGCTACTTCGCCGCCGCACGCGGCAATGACGACGTGACGCCGCTGGAAATGACCAAATGGTTCGACACCAACTACCACTACCTGGTGCCGGAGATCGGACCGGACACAGAGTTCACGCTCAACCCGACGAAGCTGTTCGGTGAGCTGAAAGAGGCTGCAGCCCTAGGTATTACGGCTCGACCGGTTGTCGTTGGTCCTATCACCTTCCTTGCGTTGAGCAAGTCTGTCGACGGAGCCGGTGCACCCATCGAGCGCCTCGACGAGGTGGTATCGCTGTACGAGCAGCTGCTGGTGCAGCTTTCGGAGGCCGGGGTTGGTTGGGTCCAGATCGATGAGCCCGTACTCGTCACCGATATCTTGCCGAACGGCCCAGAGCTGGCCGAGCGGGTGTACGGCCGCCTCGGCACCGTTGCCGACCGGCCCGCGATCTTCGTCGCGAGCTATTTCGGGGACCTGGGTGCCGCACTCCCGGCGTTGGCCCGCACCCCGATCGAGGCGATCGGTATCGACCTGGTCTACGGTTCGGCCTCGGGTGTGGCATCGGCGCCGGAACTTACCGGAAAGACTGTGGTGGCAGGCGTCGTCGACGGCCGCAACATCTGGCGCACCAACCTCGAATCGGCGTTGAGCACACTTGCGACGCTGCTGGGGCCGGCGGGTGCGGTGGCGGTCTCGACATCGTGCTCGACGCTGCATGTGCCCTACTCGCTGGAACCGGAGACCGAACTCGATGACCAGCTGCGCAGCTGGTTGGCTTTCGCCGACGAGAAGGTCAAGGAAGTCGTGGTGCTGGCGCGGGCACTGGGCGAGGGACGCGATGTGGTTGCCGCGGAGTTCGCGGCGTCGAATGCGGCCGTCGAATCTCGCAAGACGGATCCGCGTCTCAACAACGGTCAGATTCGTGAGCGGCTGGATTCTATTCTGGCGGAGGGTGTTTCACGTGGCGATGCCGCAGAGCGCCGTCGCAGCCAGGACGAGCGGCTGAAGCTGCCCGAGCTGCCGACCACGACGATCGGGTCGTTCCCGCAGACTGTCGAGATCCGCAAGGCGCGTCAAGCCCTGACCAAGGGCGAGATCGACGACGCCGAGTACGTGCGGCGGATGCGTGCCGAGGTCGCCGATGTCATTGCGCTGCAGGAGAAGCTGGGCCTGGATGTGCTGGTGCATGGCGAGCCGGAACGCAACGACATGGTGCAGTACTTTGCCGAGCAGCTGGATGGCTTCTTCGCTACCCAGAACGGCTGGGTTCAGTCGTACGGCAGCCGCTGCGTGCGCCCGCCGATCCTGTATGGCGATGTCGCACGGCAGAACCCGATGACCGTCGAGTGGGCCACCTATGCCCAGTCGCTGACGCCGAAGTACGTCAAGGGCATGCTGACCGGGCCGGTGACCATCCTCGCGTGGTCGTTTGTGCGTGACGATCAGCCGTTGGCGGACACCGCCAACCAGATCGCGCTGGCTATTCGGGACGAGACGGTGGATCTACAGAACGCCGGTATAGCCATCATTCAGGTGGACGAGCCCGCGTTGCGTGAGCTGCTGCCGCTGCGCTCGGCGGACAAGGCCGCGTACCTGGACTGGGCGGTCGACGCATTCCGGCTCTCCACCTCGGGGGTATCCGATGCGACGCAGATCCACACGCACCTGTGCTACTCGGAATTCGGCGAGGTGATCGGCGCGATCGCCGACCTGGATGCGGACGTGACCTCGATCGAGGCCGCCCGTTCGCACATGGAGGTGCTCGATGACCTCAACGCGATCGGTTTCTCCAATAGCGTCGGCCCGGGTGTGTACGACATCCACTCGCCGCGGGTGCCGTCGACGGCCGAGATGGCGAATTCGCTACGTGAGGCGCTGCAGGCCGTTCCCGCGCAGCGTCTCTGGGTCAATCCTGACTGTGGCCTGAAGACCCGGAAGGCTGACGAGGTAACTGCCTCGCTGGCCAACCTGGTGGCCGCCGCGACCGAGGTGCGTGCGGGCGCCTAG